TGTGACCACCGACTTGCACCCGGACACAGGCCATGGCATTGGCTTCGGTATTGTCGCCCAGGGAGTACTCATCGAACGCTTCCACTTGCAACTGCCAGCCGTGCCGACGGTTGAGCGACTCCACCAAAGCACCGACAGCGCCTTCGCCGCGACCGGACAGCACCGTCACCGGTGAGCGTTGATCGCCGATACTGATCTGCGCCTGTACCCCTTCTTCACCACGATGCAGGTCATAGGAACGCAACGTCCAGCCGTTCGGCACTTCCAGATAGTCACTGTTGAAGCGTTGATGTACCCGGCGGCTGTCGATCTCGCCGCCATCTTCCTCGGCATCTGTCTGTACCAATTTCGCCATTTCCTGCTGCAGCCATCGTGGCAGGCTGATGCCGTAGTCCCGCTCCAGCACGTGCGTCACGCCACCTTTGCCGGACTGGGAATTGATCCGCACCACTTCCTCATAGCGCCGATTCAGGTCCGCCGGGTCGATGGGCAGATAAGCCACACGCCAGATGTCACCGGGCTTGTACAGGCCGAGACACTTACGGATGGCATCCTGGTGGCTGCCGGAAAAGGCGGTGAACACCAGATCGCCGGCGTACGGATGACGAGGATGCGTGGGGATATCGGTGATTTCCTCCACCACCTGCACGATTTCCTTCATGCGCGAGAAATCGATCAGGGGATCGATACCCTGGGCATACAGATTCATGCCACAGGTGACCAAATCCATGTTCCCGGTGCGCTCGCCATTACCCAGCAAGGTGCCTTCCACCCGGTCGGCGCCGGCCATCATCGACAGTTCGGCGGCGGCCACGCCACAACCACGGTCGTTATGGGTATGGACACTGATCAGCACATGCTCCCGATAGCGGATGTTTTCATGCACGATCTCCACCTGATCGGCGAACACGTTCGGCGTGCTCACTTCCACCGTGGCCGGCAGATTGATGATCACCCGCTGGCCCTGGTCCGGACGCCATACCTCATTCACGGCATCGATCACCTCAACGGCGAAATCGGTCTCCGTGGCACTGAACGTCTCCGGCGAGTATTCAAAACTCCAATGGGTCTCCGGCTGTTGCGCCGCCATGTCACGCACCCAGGTGGCGGCCTGCACGGCGATGGCC
This sequence is a window from Alloalcanivorax dieselolei B5. Protein-coding genes within it:
- a CDS encoding 2-isopropylmalate synthase, yielding MSFDHRKYSPFVTVDKPDRKWPSRRIEQAPLWAAVDLRDGNQALIKPMSVAQKKRFFKLLVEVGFKEIEVGFPSGSQIDFDFCRALIEEDLVPDDVHIQVLTQSRHELIERTFEAVRGARNAIVHIYNATSPTFRDQVFNVDKEGCKAIAVQAATWVRDMAAQQPETHWSFEYSPETFSATETDFAVEVIDAVNEVWRPDQGQRVIINLPATVEVSTPNVFADQVEIVHENIRYREHVLISVHTHNDRGCGVAAAELSMMAGADRVEGTLLGNGERTGNMDLVTCGMNLYAQGIDPLIDFSRMKEIVQVVEEITDIPTHPRHPYAGDLVFTAFSGSHQDAIRKCLGLYKPGDIWRVAYLPIDPADLNRRYEEVVRINSQSGKGGVTHVLERDYGISLPRWLQQEMAKLVQTDAEEDGGEIDSRRVHQRFNSDYLEVPNGWTLRSYDLHRGEEGVQAQISIGDQRSPVTVLSGRGEGAVGALVESLNRRHGWQLQVEAFDEYSLGDNTEANAMACVRVQVGGHTQSAVALAADTTAAALQAILSAAGRMAEAQARKSA